The following coding sequences are from one Nicotiana tabacum cultivar K326 chromosome 1, ASM71507v2, whole genome shotgun sequence window:
- the LOC107788725 gene encoding putative RING-H2 finger protein ATL21A encodes MDILKVLLILFLPVLVVYAKNDCSESYCPKNKFPIRFPFYLENQHPQNCGYPGFNLKCNSQGYTVLNLPFSGEFLVRTIRYSNPEIKLFDADNCLARRLMNLNLSSSPFEPYVIVNYTILSCPSEYPLTFRSLVVDCLSNDTTDLLAFYDGSDYEKYMPGCNVTARNLSIASNDLKYSDLFGLSLTWNVPNCTACEAKFELCGFENYSTSKEIRCFGRPKSGSSEGQPMAKVIALSVAIPISLLLLLIFGISLRIYCNKRREASS; translated from the exons ATGGATATCCTGAAAGTGCTGCTCATTCTTTTCTTGCCAGTTTTGGTTGTCTATGCCAAAAATGATTGCTCAGAATCATATTGTCCTAAAAATAAGTTCCCTATAAGATTCCCATTTTACCTAgaaaaccaacatccacaaaattgTGGCTACCCTGGCTTTAATCTCAAATGCAATAGCCAAGGATACACAGTTCTTAATCTTCCTTTTTCTGGGGAATTTTTAGTCCGAACAATCAGATATTCCAATCCAGAAATTAAACTCTTTGACGCTGATAATTGCCTTGCGCGTCGACTAATGAACTTGAATCTTTCATCTTCTCCTTTCGAACCTTATGTGATTGTGAATTACACCATCCTAAGTTGTCCATCAGAGTATCCATTGACCTTCAGATCACTCGTTGTTGATTGCCTTAGCAACGACACAACTGATTTATTAGCGTTTTATGATGGCTCAGATTATGAAAAATATATGCCGGGGTGTAACGTTACTGCTAGAAATTTGTCTATAGCATCGAATGATTTAAAATATTCAGATTTGTTTGGTTTAAGCTTGACATGGAATGTGCCGAATTGTACAGCTTGTGAAGCAAAATTTGAGTTATGTGGATTTGAAAACTACTCAACCAGCAAAGAAATTCGTTGTTTTGGTCGCCCTAAATCAG GAAGCTCAGAGGGTCAGCCAATGGCTAAAGTGATAGCTTTGTCTGTGGCCATTCCAATCAGCCTTTTGCTACTGTTAATATTTGGCATATCATTGAGGATATATTGTAATAAAAGAAGGGAAGCCAGCAGCTGA